The Symphalangus syndactylus isolate Jambi chromosome 11, NHGRI_mSymSyn1-v2.1_pri, whole genome shotgun sequence genome contains a region encoding:
- the LOC129492803 gene encoding LOW QUALITY PROTEIN: proline-rich protein 23D1-like (The sequence of the model RefSeq protein was modified relative to this genomic sequence to represent the inferred CDS: substituted 2 bases at 2 genomic stop codons), translated as MYGYRRPRSPRDSQTEPQNDNEGETSLATTQMNPPKRRQVEQGPSTGAKIPSISGAPHLNSCQSLEPPQEQQDSGTEELIIVLEQGTEVRLSLEEGILILAPERALQLTLENTVLVIVPGHVLRSQDGLQSPVXIQYIVPSVDDFSLEFHAQDGDISDMRRENVAFSPAEEREAAPLYHQPLMIPPANHMAGISPSFLVTPLCIPRCLSAFPQRYPLPPTPSPVGRPRQADXSFILHGMELLCTSSLRPMPPSPSPCPQVYHRVHHRPPSRARRCFFRK; from the exons ATGTATGGTTACCGGCGCCCAAGAAGCCCCAGGGATTCCCAGACAGAACCACAGAATGACAATGAAGGAGAGACCAG TTTGGCTACCACACAAATGAATCCACCCAAACGTCGCCAAGTGGAGCAGGGTCCCAGTACAG GTGCAAAAATACCCTCAATTTCAGGAGCTCCACACCTGAATTCATGCCAGTCCCTGGAACCTCCCCAG GAGCAGCAGGATTCTGGCACTGAGGAGCTCATCATTGTCCTGGAACAAGGGACAGAAGTGAGGCTTAGCCTGGAAGAGGGCATCCTCATCCTGGCCCCAGAGAGAGCGCTGCAGCTGACCCTGGAGAACACAGTCCTTGTGATTGTCCCTGGGCATGTCCTGAGGTCACAAGATGGCCTCCAGTCCCCTGTGTAGATCCAGTACATCGTGCCTTCCGTTGATGACTTCAGCTTAGAGTTCCATGCTCAAGATGGAGACATCTCAGACATGAGAAGAGAAAATGTGGCTTTTTCACCTGCAGAAGAAAGGGAGGCAGCACCCCTGTATCATCAGCCCTTGATGATACCCCCAGCAAACCACATGGCTGGGATCAGCCCCTCTTTCCTAGTAACCCCATTGTGCATTCCACGCTGTCTCTCAGCCTTCCCCCAACGCTACCCTCTACCACCCACACCTAGTCCCGTGGGACGCCCTAGACAAGCTGACTGAAGTTTCATCCTTCATGGTATGGAGCTCTTGTgcacctcctccctcagacctatGCCCCCTTCACCAAGTCCTTGTCCCCAGGTCTATCACAGGGTTCACCATAGGCCTCCCAGCAGGGCACGGAGATGTTTCTTTAGGAAGTGA